One Nocardioides aromaticivorans genomic window carries:
- the pgl gene encoding 6-phosphogluconolactonase, with product MTLDRPAPLVEVHADAATLATAVAGELLNRIADSQAAGHVPDVGLTGGTIAEAIHREVARLADASGVDWGAVQFYFGDERFVPSDSPDRNVGQARAAFLDEVGARRVHAVPASDEVATAEEAADAYAATIRSTGSGDFDVLMLGVGPDGHIASLFPGHAGLDAVDAIAIGVHDSPKPPPDRVSLTFEALNRAQAVWFLVSGEGKADAVRRGLAELTPEDEAGALRETPARGVRGTAETVWFLDSAAASLL from the coding sequence ATGACCCTCGACCGACCTGCTCCCCTCGTCGAGGTCCACGCCGACGCCGCGACGCTCGCGACGGCGGTCGCCGGCGAGCTGCTCAACCGGATCGCGGACTCGCAGGCCGCCGGCCACGTCCCCGACGTCGGGCTCACCGGCGGCACGATCGCCGAGGCGATCCACCGGGAGGTCGCCCGGCTCGCGGACGCGTCCGGGGTGGACTGGGGTGCCGTGCAGTTCTACTTCGGCGACGAGCGGTTCGTGCCGTCCGACTCCCCCGACCGCAACGTCGGCCAGGCCCGCGCGGCCTTCCTCGACGAGGTCGGCGCCCGCCGGGTCCACGCCGTCCCGGCGTCCGACGAGGTGGCGACGGCGGAGGAGGCGGCCGACGCCTACGCCGCGACGATCCGTTCGACGGGCAGCGGCGACTTCGACGTGCTGATGCTCGGCGTCGGCCCGGACGGCCACATCGCGTCGCTGTTCCCCGGCCACGCCGGCCTGGACGCGGTCGACGCCATCGCGATCGGGGTCCACGACTCCCCCAAGCCCCCGCCCGACCGCGTGTCGCTGACCTTCGAGGCGCTCAACCGGGCGCAGGCGGTCTGGTTCCTCGTGAGCGGGGAGGGCAAGGCCGACGCCGTACGACGCGGCCTGGCCGAGCTCACACCCGAGGACGAGGCGGGTGCGCTCCGGGAGACGCCGGCGCGCGGCGTCCGCGGGACGGCCGAGACGGTCTGGTTCCTCGACAGCGCCGCCGCCTCGCTGCTCTGA
- a CDS encoding class F sortase → MTSMPRAAVRALLGALVLLCLALPPARAERLGPGHASSPGFSGYVTRSGHELGVARIPGGPFGICLDTGTRRWPSGAGSPTRVTDPVTAYLLSRHLDRARTDGALATALWWAIGRLRGLNAEPERMSRRMAELGREAPALRDRVLRRARSLLADAHRFAPPPTGYAARTPRLSTDGPTGTLTGVGLLSASGRWTPGVVARIELSGATFADGSASQVVRTGTVPVRAAWRRDSASEVVVRVRYTDVPEHRYLRYRLGARFQRVASSAGSRTVVATARTAALSTPQLSTRVNRQRSRVGDLIVDAVTVTGSRDGDLRGEWMLLGPVAPDDRHRCRQARWTGAPVAARGAFSTRGDGTVQVGRTRIRRGGCYTYRERLLASPTSTGAPWTPAGLVTETSLAGPRQPTVPEHPQVDTGARWTAGSRTPAPRHAARVVVPSARIAAGLSSVRFRGSVLPAPHRRSSAGVWDGSVPLSSLVGTTLLAGHVSDARDRAGAFHGLRRARVGDRVATTDTTGAVRQWRIVRVDSVDRRRLPRSLFQQGIARRLVLVTCTDRVTRPGGGFHYRRNLVVQAVPW, encoded by the coding sequence ATGACCTCCATGCCCCGTGCTGCCGTGCGCGCCCTGCTCGGCGCCCTCGTCCTCCTCTGCCTCGCCCTGCCGCCCGCCCGTGCCGAGCGGCTCGGGCCCGGCCACGCCTCGTCGCCGGGCTTCTCCGGCTACGTCACGCGGTCCGGCCACGAGCTCGGCGTCGCCCGAATCCCCGGCGGCCCGTTCGGCATCTGCCTCGACACGGGCACGCGCCGGTGGCCCTCCGGCGCCGGATCGCCCACCCGCGTCACCGATCCCGTGACGGCCTACCTGCTCTCCCGCCACCTCGACCGTGCCCGCACCGACGGAGCGCTCGCCACCGCCCTGTGGTGGGCGATCGGGCGGCTGCGCGGCCTGAACGCCGAGCCGGAGCGGATGAGCCGGCGGATGGCCGAGCTGGGGCGCGAGGCTCCCGCGCTGCGTGACCGGGTCCTGCGCCGGGCGAGGTCGCTGCTCGCCGACGCGCACCGCTTCGCCCCACCGCCGACCGGGTACGCCGCTCGCACGCCACGGCTCTCCACGGACGGCCCGACCGGGACGCTCACCGGCGTCGGGCTGCTGTCGGCCAGTGGCCGCTGGACGCCGGGCGTCGTAGCGCGGATCGAGCTCTCCGGCGCGACCTTCGCCGACGGCAGCGCGAGCCAGGTGGTCCGCACCGGCACCGTTCCGGTGCGGGCGGCATGGCGCCGCGACAGCGCGAGCGAGGTGGTCGTCCGCGTCCGCTACACCGACGTTCCCGAGCACCGCTACCTCCGCTACCGGCTCGGCGCCCGGTTCCAGCGGGTCGCCAGCTCCGCGGGCTCCCGCACCGTCGTCGCGACGGCACGCACCGCGGCCCTGAGCACGCCGCAGCTCTCCACCCGGGTGAACCGACAGCGGTCCCGGGTGGGCGACCTGATCGTCGACGCGGTGACCGTCACGGGCAGCCGCGACGGCGACCTGCGCGGCGAGTGGATGCTGCTCGGCCCGGTGGCACCTGACGACCGCCACCGATGCCGGCAGGCCCGGTGGACCGGTGCTCCGGTCGCGGCGCGCGGTGCCTTCTCGACCCGGGGCGATGGCACCGTGCAGGTCGGGCGGACGCGGATCCGTCGCGGCGGCTGCTACACCTACCGCGAGCGACTGCTGGCCTCACCCACGTCGACGGGGGCGCCGTGGACGCCGGCGGGCCTGGTCACCGAGACCTCGCTCGCCGGTCCGCGGCAGCCCACGGTGCCCGAGCACCCGCAGGTCGACACGGGTGCCCGCTGGACCGCGGGATCGCGGACCCCCGCTCCGCGGCACGCGGCGCGGGTCGTCGTACCGTCGGCACGGATCGCGGCGGGGCTCTCCTCCGTCCGCTTCCGCGGATCGGTGCTCCCCGCGCCGCACCGACGCAGCAGCGCCGGGGTGTGGGACGGCAGCGTGCCGCTGTCGTCGCTCGTCGGCACCACGCTGCTCGCCGGCCACGTCTCCGACGCCCGCGACCGCGCCGGCGCCTTCCACGGACTGCGCCGCGCGCGGGTGGGCGACCGGGTCGCGACCACGGACACCACCGGCGCCGTGCGCCAGTGGCGGATCGTGCGGGTCGACTCCGTCGACCGCCGCCGCCTGCCGAGGAGCCTGTTCCAGCAGGGCATCGCTCGCCGACTGGTCCTCGTCACCTGCACCGACCGGGTGACCCGGCCGGGCGGTGGCTTCCACTACCGCCGGAACCTCGTGGTCCAGGCGGTGCCGTGGTGA
- a CDS encoding RNA polymerase-binding protein RbpA — MAGGGNAIRGSRVGAGPMGEAERGEAAPRQAVTYFCANSHRSVITFSVEATVPDSWDCPKCGLPAGLDSDNAPPAPKIEPYKTHLAYVKERRSDKEAEVILDEAIQLLRSRRKSGEIIF, encoded by the coding sequence TTGGCTGGTGGTGGGAACGCGATCCGCGGTAGTCGCGTCGGTGCAGGCCCGATGGGCGAGGCCGAGCGTGGTGAGGCGGCGCCGCGTCAGGCGGTGACCTACTTCTGTGCGAACAGCCACCGCTCGGTGATCACCTTCTCGGTCGAGGCGACCGTGCCGGACTCGTGGGACTGCCCGAAGTGCGGCCTCCCTGCGGGCCTGGACTCGGACAACGCGCCGCCGGCGCCGAAGATCGAGCCCTACAAGACGCACCTCGCCTACGTGAAGGAGCGCCGCTCCGACAAGGAGGCCGAGGTCATCCTCGACGAGGCGATCCAGCTGCTGCGCTCGCGCCGCAAGTCGGGCGAGATCATCTTCTGA
- the secG gene encoding preprotein translocase subunit SecG, which yields MLLVITSLLLILLVLLHKGRGGGLSDMFGGGVSSSLGGSSVAERNLDRFTVGIGVIWFACVIALGLLLAYQN from the coding sequence GTGCTGCTCGTGATCACGAGCCTGTTGCTCATCCTTCTGGTGTTGCTGCACAAGGGTCGTGGCGGCGGACTCTCGGACATGTTCGGTGGCGGTGTGTCGAGCTCGCTCGGCGGCTCCTCCGTTGCCGAGCGCAACCTCGACCGGTTCACGGTCGGCATCGGCGTCATCTGGTTCGCGTGCGTCATCGCACTCGGCCTGCTGCTCGCCTATCAGAACTGA
- the tpiA gene encoding triose-phosphate isomerase produces MASTSSTAGAGRTPLMAGNWKMNLNHAEAVVLVQKLAWTLSDKRHDYGKVEVAVIPPFTDIRSVQTLVDGDRLSIRYGAQDVSEHAGGAYTGEISAAMLAKLGCSYVVVGHSERRQYHAETDAVVNAKAKAALGEKITPIVCVGEGLEVRQAGEHVPYTMAQVEGSLAGLSKKQVAGLVIAYEPVWAIGTGEVATPDDAQEVCEAIRGQVRESYGDEAADSVRILYGGSVKAANVAGIMAKTDVDGALVGGASLQADEFGGICRFYDMPVLG; encoded by the coding sequence ATGGCTTCGACGAGCTCGACCGCAGGCGCGGGGCGCACCCCGCTCATGGCGGGCAACTGGAAGATGAACCTCAACCACGCCGAGGCGGTGGTGCTGGTCCAGAAGCTCGCGTGGACGCTGTCCGACAAGCGGCACGACTACGGCAAGGTCGAGGTCGCGGTGATCCCGCCGTTCACCGACATCCGCTCGGTGCAGACCCTCGTCGACGGTGACCGCCTCTCGATCCGGTACGGTGCCCAGGACGTCTCCGAGCACGCGGGCGGCGCCTACACCGGTGAGATCTCGGCAGCGATGCTCGCGAAGCTCGGCTGCTCCTACGTCGTGGTCGGCCACTCCGAGCGGCGGCAGTACCACGCCGAGACCGACGCGGTCGTCAACGCCAAGGCGAAGGCGGCGCTGGGGGAGAAGATCACCCCGATCGTGTGCGTCGGCGAGGGCCTCGAGGTCCGCCAGGCCGGCGAGCACGTTCCCTACACGATGGCGCAGGTCGAGGGCTCCCTCGCCGGGCTGTCGAAGAAGCAGGTCGCCGGTCTCGTGATCGCCTACGAGCCGGTCTGGGCCATCGGCACCGGCGAGGTGGCGACGCCGGACGACGCCCAGGAGGTCTGCGAGGCCATCCGCGGCCAGGTCCGGGAGTCGTACGGCGACGAGGCCGCCGACTCCGTGCGCATCCTCTACGGCGGCTCGGTGAAGGCCGCGAACGTCGCCGGCATCATGGCCAAGACCGATGTCGACGGTGCCCTCGTGGGCGGCGCCAGCCTCCAGGCCGACGAGTTCGGCGGCATCTGCCGGTTCTACGACATGCCGGTGCTGGGCTAG
- a CDS encoding phosphoglycerate kinase, giving the protein MTEFKGLGEVSGKRVLVRSDLNVPLDGTTITDDGRIRASVPTIKALADAGARVVVTAHLGRPKGEPDPAYSLAPVAARLAELLGAPVAFATDTVGASAQETVAALGDGQVALLENVRFNAGETSKDDAERGAFADQLAALADAFVSDGFGVVHRKQASVYDVAQRLPHAMGGLVATEIDVLRRLTVDPQRPYVVVLGGSKVSDKLGVIDNLLGKADKLLIGGGMVFTFLKADGLEVGKSLLEEDQLDTVRSHQARAKELGVEIVLPTDIVVADSFGDEASARVVAATDIPADALGLDIGPESGKAFAAALADARTVFWNGPMGVFEQPAFAEGTRAVAEALTHVDGLSVVGGGDSAAAVRTLGFDESAFGHISTGGGASLEYLEGKELPGITVLED; this is encoded by the coding sequence GTGACGGAGTTCAAGGGACTTGGCGAGGTCAGCGGCAAGCGCGTCCTCGTCCGATCGGACCTCAACGTGCCGCTGGACGGCACGACGATCACCGACGACGGGCGCATCCGTGCGAGCGTCCCCACCATCAAGGCGCTGGCCGACGCCGGTGCCCGGGTGGTGGTGACGGCGCACCTGGGCCGACCGAAGGGTGAGCCGGACCCGGCGTACTCGCTGGCCCCGGTGGCCGCGCGCCTCGCCGAGCTCCTCGGCGCCCCGGTCGCCTTCGCGACCGACACCGTGGGTGCCTCGGCGCAGGAGACGGTGGCGGCCCTGGGCGACGGCCAGGTCGCGCTGCTCGAGAACGTCCGCTTCAACGCGGGCGAGACGAGCAAGGACGACGCCGAGCGCGGCGCCTTCGCCGACCAGCTCGCGGCGCTCGCCGACGCGTTCGTGTCCGACGGCTTCGGCGTCGTGCACCGCAAGCAGGCCAGTGTGTACGACGTCGCGCAGCGGCTGCCGCACGCCATGGGCGGCCTCGTCGCCACCGAGATCGACGTCCTGCGCCGGTTGACCGTCGACCCGCAGCGTCCCTACGTCGTCGTCCTCGGCGGCTCGAAGGTCTCCGACAAGCTCGGCGTGATCGACAACCTGCTCGGCAAGGCCGACAAGCTGCTCATCGGCGGCGGCATGGTCTTCACCTTCCTCAAGGCGGACGGCCTCGAGGTCGGCAAGAGCCTGCTCGAGGAGGACCAGCTCGACACCGTGCGGTCCCACCAGGCCCGCGCGAAGGAGCTCGGCGTCGAGATCGTGCTCCCGACCGACATCGTCGTAGCCGACAGCTTCGGCGACGAGGCCTCGGCCCGGGTCGTCGCGGCCACCGACATCCCGGCGGACGCCCTCGGCCTCGACATCGGCCCCGAGTCCGGCAAGGCGTTCGCCGCGGCCCTCGCCGACGCCCGCACGGTGTTCTGGAACGGCCCGATGGGCGTCTTCGAGCAGCCTGCCTTCGCCGAGGGCACCCGTGCGGTCGCCGAGGCGCTCACCCATGTCGACGGCCTCTCGGTCGTCGGTGGCGGCGACTCCGCGGCCGCCGTCCGCACCCTCGGCTTCGACGAGTCGGCCTTCGGCCACATCTCGACCGGCGGTGGCGCCAGCCTCGAGTACCTCGAGGGCAAGGAACTGCCCGGCATCACGGTTCTGGAGGACTGA
- the gap gene encoding type I glyceraldehyde-3-phosphate dehydrogenase — translation MTVRVGINGFGRIGRNFFRAVRASGADIEIVGVNDLTDNATLAHLLKYDSILGPLDADVSSTEDAIVVGGTKIKAFAERDPAALAWGDLGVDVVVESTGFFTDATKARAHVDGGGAKKVIISAPASNEDITIVMGVNHELYDAAAHTVISNASCTTNCLGPMAKALNDGLGIERGLMTTVHAYTADQNLQDNIHKDLRRARAAALNIIPTSTGAAKAIGLVLPELKGKLDGYALRVPTPTGSLTDLSFEASRETSVEEVNEIVKAAADGRYLVYSTDPIVSSDIVTNPASCIFDAPLTKVIGNQVKVAGWYDNEWGYSNRLADLITHVGASL, via the coding sequence GTGACTGTCCGCGTAGGCATCAACGGATTCGGCCGGATCGGCCGCAACTTCTTCCGCGCAGTGCGAGCCAGCGGGGCAGACATCGAGATCGTCGGTGTCAACGACCTCACCGACAACGCCACGCTCGCGCACCTGCTGAAGTACGACTCCATCCTCGGCCCGCTCGACGCCGACGTCTCCTCGACGGAGGACGCGATCGTCGTCGGCGGCACGAAGATCAAGGCGTTCGCCGAGCGCGACCCGGCCGCCCTCGCCTGGGGCGACCTGGGTGTCGACGTCGTCGTGGAGTCGACCGGCTTCTTCACCGACGCCACCAAGGCGCGGGCTCACGTCGACGGCGGCGGGGCCAAGAAGGTGATTATCTCCGCGCCCGCCTCCAACGAGGACATCACGATCGTGATGGGCGTCAACCACGAGCTCTACGACGCCGCCGCCCACACGGTGATCTCCAACGCGTCGTGCACCACCAACTGCCTCGGCCCGATGGCGAAGGCGCTCAACGACGGCCTCGGCATCGAGCGTGGCCTGATGACGACGGTGCACGCCTACACCGCCGACCAGAACCTGCAGGACAACATCCACAAGGACCTGCGCCGCGCGCGGGCCGCCGCGCTCAACATCATCCCGACCTCGACGGGCGCCGCGAAGGCGATCGGCCTGGTCCTGCCCGAGCTCAAGGGCAAGCTCGACGGCTACGCCCTGCGCGTGCCCACCCCGACCGGCTCCCTGACCGACCTGTCCTTCGAGGCCTCGCGCGAGACCTCGGTCGAGGAGGTCAACGAGATCGTGAAGGCAGCCGCCGACGGCCGCTACCTCGTCTACTCCACCGACCCGATCGTCTCGTCCGACATCGTCACCAACCCGGCGTCGTGCATCTTCGACGCGCCGCTCACCAAGGTGATCGGCAACCAGGTCAAGGTCGCCGGCTGGTACGACAACGAGTGGGGCTACTCCAACCGCCTCGCCGACCTGATCACCCACGTCGGCGCGTCGCTCTGA
- the whiA gene encoding DNA-binding protein WhiA: MAMTAQVKAELASTPVTKACCRKAEVASTLRFAGGLHIVGGRIVVEAELDTGAAARRLRKDISEIYGQSSDVVMVQGNGLRKGSRYIVRVAKDGEALARQTGLLDQRGRPVRGLPPAVVSGGACDAVAAWRGAFLAHGSLTEPGRSSSLEVTCPGSEAALALVGVARRLGIQAKAREVRGVDRVVIRDGDAIGQLLTRLGAHETLMAWEERRMRREVRATANRLANFDDANLRRSARAAVTAGARVERAMEILGEEVPDHLRMAGELRLQHKQASLEELGQLHDPVLTKDAIAGRIRRLLAMADKRAEDLGIPDTEASLTPEMLAGDA; this comes from the coding sequence ATGGCGATGACGGCACAGGTGAAGGCGGAACTGGCCAGTACCCCGGTCACCAAGGCGTGTTGTCGCAAGGCGGAGGTCGCCTCGACCCTGCGCTTCGCGGGCGGGCTGCACATCGTCGGCGGCCGGATCGTGGTCGAGGCAGAGCTCGACACGGGTGCGGCCGCTCGCCGCCTGCGCAAGGACATCTCCGAGATCTACGGCCAGTCCTCCGACGTCGTGATGGTGCAGGGCAACGGCCTGCGCAAGGGCAGCCGCTACATCGTGCGCGTCGCCAAGGACGGCGAGGCGCTGGCCCGCCAGACCGGGTTGCTCGACCAGCGCGGCCGTCCGGTCCGCGGCCTGCCGCCCGCGGTCGTGTCCGGTGGTGCCTGTGACGCGGTCGCCGCCTGGCGTGGGGCCTTCCTCGCGCACGGCTCGCTCACCGAGCCCGGCCGTTCGTCCTCCCTCGAGGTGACCTGCCCCGGCTCCGAGGCGGCGCTCGCGCTGGTCGGCGTGGCCCGCCGGCTCGGCATCCAGGCCAAGGCCCGCGAGGTGCGTGGCGTCGACCGCGTGGTGATCCGCGACGGCGACGCCATCGGGCAGCTCCTCACCCGGCTCGGTGCCCACGAGACGCTGATGGCGTGGGAGGAGCGACGGATGCGTCGCGAGGTCCGCGCGACCGCCAACCGGCTCGCCAACTTCGACGACGCCAACCTGCGCCGCTCCGCGCGCGCCGCCGTCACTGCCGGTGCGCGGGTCGAGCGGGCGATGGAGATCCTCGGCGAGGAGGTGCCCGACCACCTGCGGATGGCGGGGGAGCTGCGTCTCCAGCACAAGCAGGCCTCGCTCGAGGAGCTCGGGCAGCTGCACGACCCGGTGCTCACCAAGGACGCGATCGCGGGCCGGATTCGTCGGCTCCTCGCGATGGCCGACAAGCGTGCCGAGGACCTCGGCATCCCCGACACCGAGGCGTCCTTGACGCCGGAGATGCTGGCCGGCGACGCCTGA
- a CDS encoding gluconeogenesis factor YvcK family protein, translating to MSDQRAQAVVALGGGHGLHASLSALRHLLDDLTVDTLTAVVTVADNGGSSGRLRGEFGVLPPGDLRMALAALCGDDEWGDTWARVLQHRFEGDGEMRGHVVGNLLIVGLWELLGDHVDALDWVGRLLGARGRVLPMALTPMDITAEVRGLVPGDPDALTSVRGQVEVATTDGVIDSIALDPAAPEVSPAVIDAITGADWAVLGPGSWFTSVLPHLLVPALREALVRTDARLVVVLNLDEQEGETPGFGPADHLRVLAEHAPDLHIHTVLADTGSVGGDLHELEEMVHALGARLVVDDVAADDGTPRHDPVKLAAAYSRIFGGR from the coding sequence GTGAGTGACCAGCGCGCCCAGGCAGTGGTGGCGCTCGGGGGAGGCCACGGCCTGCACGCGTCGCTCAGCGCCCTCCGGCACCTGCTCGACGACCTGACCGTCGACACGCTCACCGCGGTCGTCACGGTGGCCGACAACGGCGGCTCGTCGGGCCGGCTGCGCGGCGAGTTCGGCGTCCTGCCGCCGGGCGACCTGCGGATGGCCCTCGCCGCCCTCTGCGGTGACGACGAGTGGGGCGACACCTGGGCCCGCGTCCTCCAGCACCGCTTCGAGGGTGACGGGGAGATGCGCGGCCACGTCGTCGGCAACCTGCTGATCGTCGGTCTCTGGGAGCTCCTCGGTGACCACGTCGACGCGCTCGACTGGGTCGGTCGGCTCCTCGGCGCCCGCGGTCGGGTGCTGCCGATGGCGCTCACCCCGATGGACATCACCGCCGAGGTGCGCGGTCTGGTGCCTGGTGACCCCGATGCCCTGACGTCGGTGCGCGGCCAGGTGGAGGTCGCCACGACCGACGGGGTGATCGACTCGATCGCCCTCGACCCGGCCGCGCCCGAGGTGAGCCCGGCGGTGATCGACGCGATCACCGGCGCCGACTGGGCCGTGCTGGGGCCGGGCTCCTGGTTCACCTCCGTGCTGCCGCACCTGCTGGTGCCGGCGCTGCGCGAGGCCCTCGTCCGCACGGACGCGCGCCTGGTCGTCGTGCTCAACCTCGACGAGCAGGAGGGGGAGACGCCCGGCTTCGGGCCGGCCGACCACCTGCGGGTCCTCGCCGAGCACGCACCCGACCTACACATCCACACCGTGCTCGCCGACACCGGCTCGGTCGGGGGAGACCTGCACGAGCTGGAGGAGATGGTCCACGCCCTCGGCGCCCGGCTGGTCGTCGACGACGTCGCCGCCGATGACGGTACGCCGCGCCACGACCCCGTGAAGCTGGCGGCGGCGTACTCCCGGATCTTCGGCGGGCGCTGA
- the rapZ gene encoding RNase adapter RapZ produces the protein MSESTPGQLVVVTGMTGAGRSTAAKELEDLGFFVVDNLPPSLLADVVRLVDESHGPAQPVAVVVDVRSGEFFQSLRSVLAHGATGRDTTLVFLDAVDEVLVRRQEAARRPHPLQHGGRLLDGLQRERVVLGDLRSEADLVIDTSNLNVHQLTDRIADAFGNEEATRLRVSVISFGFKYGIPVDADYVADMRFLPNPHWVPELRPRTGQDGEVSSYVLGRPGAEEFLDAYVPLLTGVAEGYLREGKRFMRVAIGCTGGKHRSVAMTEEITRRLRDQGFVARAIHRDLGRE, from the coding sequence ATGAGTGAGAGCACGCCCGGCCAGCTCGTGGTGGTGACCGGCATGACCGGCGCCGGCCGCAGCACCGCCGCGAAGGAGCTCGAGGACCTCGGCTTCTTCGTGGTCGACAACCTGCCACCGAGCCTGCTGGCCGACGTCGTACGCCTCGTCGACGAGAGCCACGGACCGGCCCAGCCCGTGGCCGTGGTCGTCGACGTCCGCTCGGGTGAGTTCTTCCAGAGCCTGCGCAGCGTCCTCGCCCACGGTGCGACCGGTCGCGACACGACCCTCGTCTTCCTCGACGCCGTCGACGAGGTGCTCGTCCGGCGGCAGGAGGCCGCCCGGCGGCCGCACCCGCTGCAGCACGGCGGTCGCCTCCTCGACGGCCTCCAGCGCGAGCGCGTCGTGCTCGGCGACCTCCGTTCCGAGGCCGACCTCGTCATCGACACCAGCAACCTCAACGTGCACCAGCTGACCGACCGGATCGCCGACGCCTTCGGCAACGAGGAGGCCACCCGGCTGCGGGTCAGCGTGATCAGCTTCGGCTTCAAGTACGGCATCCCGGTCGACGCGGACTATGTCGCCGACATGCGCTTCCTGCCCAATCCGCACTGGGTCCCCGAGCTGCGCCCGCGCACCGGCCAGGACGGCGAGGTGTCGTCGTACGTTCTGGGCCGGCCGGGGGCCGAGGAGTTCCTGGATGCCTACGTGCCCCTCCTCACCGGTGTCGCCGAGGGCTACCTGCGCGAGGGCAAGCGCTTCATGCGCGTGGCCATCGGCTGCACCGGCGGCAAGCACCGCAGCGTGGCGATGACCGAGGAGATCACCCGCCGCCTGCGCGACCAGGGCTTCGTCGCCCGCGCGATCCACCGCGACCTCGGCCGTGAGTGA